A stretch of Myxococcus hansupus DNA encodes these proteins:
- the mgtE gene encoding magnesium transporter yields MEAEAEAVHEDELRDAWPVLSPRERVEGFHLLRPERARDFFATLEPPEQVGLLQALSPGERGTWLRVMAPDDAADVVQRLPPEEREDWLALLDAPSLREVRALLAYGEDAAGGLMNPRFVRVRPELRIDEALSYLRRQAREQVETVYYAYVLDAEQRLVGVVSLRQLFQATPDKVVREVMRTDLVRVREDTDQEEVGRLFGRHGLVAIPVVDGQGRMKGIVTVDDIVTVVQEEATEDIQKVGGTEALGAPYLEVGLRAMLKKRAGWLLVLFLSEMLTATAMTRYQDEIARAVVLSLFVPLIISAGGNAGSQASTLVIRALALAQVRLRDVWRVLRREIVSGLLLGAVLGAVGVTRILLWQELFHLYGEHFLKVAFTVGLSVLGVVTWGTLAGAMLPFLLRRMGFDPASASAPFVATLVDVSGLVIYFTTAEFILRGTLL; encoded by the coding sequence ATGGAGGCCGAGGCCGAGGCGGTCCACGAGGATGAGCTGCGCGACGCGTGGCCCGTGCTGTCGCCTCGCGAGCGGGTGGAGGGCTTCCACCTGCTGCGTCCCGAGCGCGCGCGGGACTTCTTCGCCACCCTGGAGCCGCCGGAGCAGGTGGGCCTGCTCCAGGCGCTCTCGCCCGGGGAGCGGGGCACGTGGCTGCGGGTGATGGCGCCGGATGACGCGGCGGACGTCGTGCAGCGGCTGCCCCCGGAGGAGCGGGAGGACTGGTTGGCCCTGCTGGACGCGCCGTCCCTGCGCGAGGTGCGGGCCCTGTTGGCGTACGGCGAGGACGCGGCGGGCGGGCTGATGAACCCGCGCTTCGTCCGCGTGCGCCCGGAGCTGCGCATCGACGAGGCCCTCAGCTACCTGCGCCGGCAGGCCCGGGAGCAGGTGGAGACCGTCTATTACGCCTACGTGCTGGACGCGGAGCAGCGCCTGGTGGGCGTGGTGTCGCTGCGCCAGCTCTTCCAGGCCACGCCGGACAAGGTGGTGCGGGAGGTGATGCGCACGGACCTGGTGCGTGTGCGCGAGGACACGGACCAGGAGGAGGTGGGGCGCCTCTTCGGACGCCACGGCCTGGTGGCCATCCCCGTGGTGGACGGGCAGGGGCGGATGAAGGGCATCGTCACCGTGGACGACATCGTCACCGTGGTGCAGGAGGAGGCCACCGAGGACATCCAGAAGGTGGGTGGCACGGAGGCGTTGGGCGCGCCGTACCTGGAGGTGGGGCTGCGCGCGATGCTGAAGAAGCGCGCGGGCTGGCTGCTGGTGCTCTTCCTGTCGGAGATGCTCACCGCCACCGCGATGACGCGCTACCAGGACGAGATTGCCCGCGCGGTGGTGCTCAGCCTCTTCGTGCCGCTCATCATCTCCGCCGGGGGCAACGCCGGCAGCCAGGCCTCCACGCTGGTCATCCGCGCGCTGGCGCTGGCGCAGGTGCGGCTGCGCGACGTGTGGCGGGTGCTGCGGCGCGAAATCGTGTCCGGCCTGTTGCTGGGCGCGGTGCTGGGCGCGGTGGGCGTGACGCGCATCCTGCTGTGGCAGGAGCTGTTCCACCTCTACGGCGAGCACTTCCTCAAGGTGGCTTTCACCGTGGGCCTGTCCGTGCTGGGCGTGGTGACGTGGGGGACGCTGGCGGGCGCGATGCTGCCGTTCCTGCTGCGGCGGATGGGCTTCGACCCGGCGAGCGCGTCCGCGCCCTTCGTGGCCACGCTGGTGGATGTCAGCGGGCTGGTCATCTACTTCACCACGGCGGAGTTCATCCTCCGCGGCACGCTGCTGTAA
- the wzy gene encoding exopolysaccharide repeat unit polymerase, whose protein sequence is MYAPHRPPYLRFAALLAVLVLATVGGAILHPVVALAPVLGIGVVWVILKVPVKYPVLVVTWLVLAVDYVPERPQAGLWPSPLYPLGELMFAQLSYITKIGALRFPLVDVLIVGLMGLAMYRRVKGLKIDPEPMPMPRPLIAVVALSLVAILWIEVRGIARGGDIKNSLWQWHQAAMMPFIVAMYHYAMRGPEDWPAFAKTIILAGLTKSAVSTYFAMVVVHELGVEVEYTTSHSDSMTFVFALLVSTMRVIEKPKAAHVLRGLLIIALIGIGMVFNDRRLAYVSFMGCLMAAFLINPWTPLKRFLVRLAPLFIPFIIVYMAVGWNSGSSAFAPVQTIRSLIDGQGGEGNLDYRDIENLDMIATWAQFPILGTGYGHEFLEPIPLPDIAFVFPQYRFHPHNSLLGLFAFGGCSATRACGCTWPSPSTWWCARTTAATCRSTAPPRSSSWDWWPRTSTRCSETWASSRTSARSRYRWPWR, encoded by the coding sequence ATGTACGCCCCCCACCGGCCGCCCTACCTGCGCTTCGCCGCGCTGCTCGCAGTCCTGGTGCTGGCCACCGTGGGCGGCGCCATCCTGCACCCCGTGGTCGCATTGGCCCCAGTCCTGGGGATTGGGGTGGTGTGGGTCATCCTGAAGGTGCCGGTGAAGTACCCGGTGTTGGTGGTGACCTGGCTCGTCCTCGCGGTGGACTACGTGCCGGAGCGGCCCCAGGCGGGCCTGTGGCCCTCACCCCTGTACCCGTTGGGCGAATTGATGTTCGCGCAACTCAGCTACATCACCAAAATCGGGGCGTTGCGCTTCCCCTTGGTGGACGTGCTCATCGTCGGGCTGATGGGGCTGGCGATGTACCGGCGGGTGAAGGGGTTGAAAATCGACCCGGAGCCCATGCCCATGCCCCGGCCGCTCATCGCCGTGGTGGCGCTGTCCCTGGTCGCCATCCTCTGGATTGAGGTGCGGGGTATCGCCCGGGGCGGGGACATCAAGAACTCGCTCTGGCAATGGCACCAGGCCGCGATGATGCCCTTCATCGTCGCGATGTATCACTACGCCATGCGGGGCCCCGAGGACTGGCCCGCCTTCGCGAAGACCATCATCCTGGCCGGCCTCACCAAGTCCGCGGTGAGCACCTACTTCGCCATGGTGGTGGTGCACGAGCTGGGTGTGGAGGTGGAGTACACCACGTCCCACTCCGACTCGATGACGTTCGTCTTCGCCCTGCTGGTGTCGACGATGCGGGTCATCGAGAAACCCAAGGCCGCGCACGTGCTGAGAGGGCTGCTCATCATCGCGCTCATCGGCATTGGCATGGTCTTCAACGACCGGCGACTGGCCTACGTGAGCTTCATGGGCTGCCTGATGGCGGCCTTCCTCATCAACCCGTGGACGCCGCTGAAGCGCTTCCTGGTCCGGCTGGCGCCGCTCTTCATTCCCTTCATCATCGTGTACATGGCGGTGGGGTGGAACTCGGGCTCGTCCGCCTTCGCGCCGGTGCAGACCATCCGCTCGCTGATTGACGGCCAGGGCGGCGAGGGCAACCTGGACTACCGCGACATCGAGAACCTGGACATGATCGCCACGTGGGCCCAGTTCCCCATCCTGGGCACCGGCTACGGGCACGAGTTCCTGGAACCCATCCCCCTGCCGGACATCGCCTTCGTCTTCCCCCAGTACCGCTTCCATCCCCACAACTCGCTGCTGGGGCTGTTCGCGTTCGGGGGATGCTCGGCTACACGGGCGTGTGGCTGTACCTGGCCGTCACCGTCTACCTGGTGGTGCGCTCGTACCACCGCTGCGACGTGTCGGAGTACCGCGCCGCCGCGCTCATCATCGTGGGACTGGTGGCCACGTACATCAACCAGGTGTTCGGAGACATGGGCATCATCTCGTACATCTGCACGTTCCAGATATCGCTGGCCGTGGCGATGA